The Candidatus Neomarinimicrobiota bacterium sequence ACCACTTCGGCTTATCAGCAGCAACAATGAAGGAAGTCACGATTATTGGTGGTTCCGCTGCCGGATTTTATGCCGGACAAGTGCTTGCTCGTAACGGAGCGAAAGTTCAGATATTTGAGGCACAGGAATCGCTAAATCACAGCCCCAGGACCCTCATCGTAACTCAGCAGATAAAAGATCTCCTGGGACCGACCTCCGATGGAGCAGTCATCAATCAGATCAGTCGATTCGAACTCTTCGCCGATGGCAAAGTCGGGTCTATTGTCCTCGAAAATCCGGATCTCGTTATCGACCGTTCCAGGCTTATCCGGCTCCTGGCACTTGAGGCCAGCCGGTTAGGCATCGAAACAACCTACGGCCGACGCTTTGTCGATATCCGATCTACCAATGGACATTTGACCGTGGTTCTTGAAAAATCCTCAACGAAGGAGAAGGAATACGTCTCTTCTTCCAGCGTAATAGGAGCGGACGGTGCTTTTAGCCGGGTCAGACAATCGGCGGGCTGGCCGCGAAATCTAACGGTACCCTTGATGCAGGCAATCGTAAGGCTGCCTGGGAATATTCCCCCGTATACGTGTCAAATATGGTTTCTACCAGAAGACACTCCCTACTTCTACTGGCTAATCCCTGAATCCTCTACAACGGCAGCCGTGGGGGTCATTGGTGAAGATGGGCAGAAGATGAGGGAAGGAATGATTCGGTTTCTTAAGAAGAAGAACCTGGAACCTCTTGAATTCCAGGCGGCCAGGATTCCTTTTTACAACGGCTGGCTGCCGGTAAGGCGACCTGTGGGCGGTGGCAACGTGTACCTGGTGGGCGACGCTGCCGGGCATATAAAGGTCTCCACCGTCGGGGGAATTGTTACCGGCTTGAAAGGTGCTCGTGCTGTAGCCTCGGCTATTGTGAATGGCAGTTCTTCATCCGAATTGCGAGCGTTGAGACGAGAATTGAACCTGCATTTGCTGGTTAGAAGGGTCCTTCATCGCTGGAAAGAAAATGACTATTCGAATTTGCTGGAACTACTGGATAAGAAGTGTAAGTACTTCCTGGGGGCGATCGACCGCGACCAGCCGCGGCGTCTTCTGTCGAACCTCATTCTAAGTCAGCCGAAGTTATTGTTGATGGGAATCAGGTCATTTCTTACGGGATCGTCATTGCGAGATCGAATCTCGCGAGCTGGGAACGGTATGATAGAGAAGTAACGTATTCACCGGGGGACCGACACCGTCGGCCCTTTTGTCAAACTTAAGGAACAGAGGCCAGCACGTGCTGGCCTTTTTCATTGCTGTTACTCTTTCTTCTGCGACTGCAGTGAAAAAAGGATTCCAAACAGCAGCGCAGTGTTGGCGACATGGAAATAGTTTGTGGCATGTTGTACACCAACAATGTCAATTCCAAACTTTCCCAACACTCCGCCAAGGACGAAAAGTGCTGCGAGAATCCAGGAGCCCTTTGCTATTTGCTCATTCATGGTCTTTCATCCTCCCTCAGATTCGATTCAGTTGACTCGTCGACGTTATGATGTTCCTCTATTCCCCACTGTCCATAATTTATGATCCGATTCGCTAACTTTGAAAAGAAACAATTCTCCTGCAGGAATCAGCAGGTGGAAAGGCTCACCAACGTGAAAATCCCAAAAGAGTATTCACAATCTGCCTCGAATCTTCAAAAGGCCGTTCCGTCTTTTCCATATTTCTCTGTTTACACACCGTATCCCCGCGGGTGAGGGCCGGAAATGGCAGTTACTCCAGAATCCGTACAGTTCTTCAATCACATAAACTGGAGGAAGCATGTGAAATCGTGTGGCGATTGTGGGCCACGTTCTCACTGTTAGATTATCTAGACGATGGATTCCTGTTCTTTTTGTCTAGATACAAAAAGAACGAAAAAAATCACGGCTGAATTTCTCCAGGCTGAACCGTCGTCGTTTTCCTGAAAGCAGCCAAACTCTCCCCGATTGTTATCGGGGCTCAGACAAGGCTACTCTCTTAACGGAAAACTCCCCCGGTTCTCATTCGCCCGGAGGAATTAGGCCGAAAGAAAACCTGCAGTATACCTCTTTTCTTCAGCTTGTCCGTCCGTAACGACATTTTCATCGTAAGGAACTGTAGATAAAAGTGTAGGCGTGAGACGATTCGTTTCACCGTTCCCCCCTGTCACCCACCGTGTGGGGCGGGCAGGTCTTCAGAACAAATCGACCATAATTATGCCACGAATTTCTACATACTTCCTGAAGCGGAACCCCGGATTGTATCACAAGAGCGATAATTGCTATATTCAAAGAGTAAATCTGCCGCCCCTTCGGGCAAAGCCGGAAGAAAGAACGAAATTGAAGAAGAGAATCGTTCACGTTAAGAATCTTTTCTATTCCTGCATAATTGCTTCTTTTCTTCTCATGGCACCTCTTGTCGCCAGAGCTGACAATACGTATCCCGTGGTGCTCGTCCATGGCTTTATGGGATGGGGATCTGACGAAATGGGAGGGTACAGATACTGGGGAGGATTTTTTAATCTGGAGAAGTATCTGGAATCACAGGGGTACGAGGTGTATATCGTCTCCATTGGTCCCATATCGTCAAACTGGGAAAGGGCCGTTGAGACATATTATCAGCTGAAGGGCGGGCAGGTGGACTACGGTAAAGGTCATTCAGAAAAGTGGGGAGTGATACAGAAGCCTGATGGGAAAACCTACGAGGGGCTGTACCCTTCATGGGATGCCGATCATCCGGTACACGTCATTGGTCACAGTATGGGGGGCCAGACGGCCCGGATGCTGCAGTATCTTATTGGCCAAGAATCCTATGAGGATTCAGCCAGAACGGCTGCAGAGGAAAGCACCCTCCTGGGCCAGAGCCACGCAGGTTGGATCCGGTCCATTTCCACAATTGCCACACCTCATAACGGCACGACACTTTCGGACATCAGAAAGGAAAAAATCCCATTCCTGGAGTACCTCATTGGCATCGTGGGGCTCGTTGACACCGATTTCTATGAATTCGACCTGGAACAATGGAATTTCGAGCGAGAAGAAGAGGAATCGTGGGTAGACTATTACCGCCGCATGCGAAACCATCCGGCCTGGGAGACGAAAAACTTCAGCGGTTGGGATTTGAGTCTGGACGGGGCTCAGCAGCTCAACACAGTGGTGACCGCAGACATAAACGTCTACTATTTTTCCTTAGTTACAACGTGTACCGTATTGGATTCGACCACAGGTCATCATAGTCCTCGTGAGAATATGAGTCTCCTTCTTCGCAGGAAGGGACGGATTCTCGGATCAGAAAGGATTGAATGGGGTAACGGACAATTGACCGATTCCACCTGGTTTGAGAATGATGGTGTGGTGAACACGATAAGTCAATACGGTCCCACCACCGGACTGAATGGACCGGACCCCATTACGCCATACGAGTCCGGCACACGGCTGCAGCCGGGTCGATGGTACGTCTTGGGACCGTACCGGATGGATCACTGGTATATCTTGGGGCATACGGGTCTCGACGGAGATCAGCGAGCCGAGATAGGAGAACTGTTCACCAATCACTTCAGACTTCTCTGGTCTCTGCCTGAATGACGGCCTCACAAATTCTGACGAATTCTTATTCATCCGCCGGCACATTTTCTCAGTCTGGATAGTTCTTTGCAGATTACAGTCTTTCGGAATACTTTGTTCCGTGATATTTACTTTGACGTTGTGAGGTTTCAATGATCGAGTTTAGAAACAATTTCTCGTGGTCATTTTCACGCCACCGGAAGTTCAACACGTGTAAGAGACAGTATTACTACCATTACTACGGTTCATGGGGTGGGTGGGAAGAAACTGCAGACGAAGAGACGAGAAAACTTTTCCAACTCAAGAATATGACTACTCTTCCCATGCTTGCCGGCAGTCTCGTTCATGATATGATCAGTGCTATTCTTGAGGGCTTGAAGAACCGTCACGAGATAACGGTCCGCAGCGCTGAGAGGGAAGTGATCAAGCTTTTCAAACAGGCCTGGCGACAGTCGAAAAACGGGGAATGGAAAGCGAGCCCGAAAAGGAAAGCGAATCTGTTCGAGCACTACTATGAGGAGTCCTTGCCGGAGGAGCAACTCCTTGAAATCAAAGATACCATGGTGGAGAGTGTACAAGGATTCTATCTGTCGGATGCATTTGTTTTTATCAAGACCCTGTCCCCCACGGAATGGTTGACTAAGGAGAAACTTGACGCGTTCGACTTTGACGGAACAAAAGTATGGGTAAAGCTCGATTTCGTCGCGAGACATGGCGGCCTTGTCTACCTGTATGACTGGAAGACCGGCAGGCAGGTGTCTGAGGACGAAACTCAGCTTTCTGTCTATGCCCTCTACGCATTCTCGAGATGGGGAACTGGCGTGGATAATCTCCGACTCCTGGACATCTACGTCAGGAAGCAACTTCCCGTAAGTGTAAGGTTGAATAAAGCGTTGGTGGGCAAGGCGGAGAAGGTCATGAAGGAAAGCATGAGGGAAATGAAGGAACTGCTGGAGGATGTCTCCGAGAACCGGGCAAGTATTGACAAGTTTCCCATGGTTGAGGAGACGAAGGTTTGTCCTCGGTGTTTTTTCAAGGAGATCTGTTATCCGGAAGAATGGAGGGAATTGTAGGGTTGGAGGTGCTGGACATTATCTCGGAAGCACGTAAAATCTTGTGGCGATTGTCCAATCTGAGTACTTCCCTAGGAACCTCCATTCCTTGCACTCCACACACATTGTCATGGTGGGGTTATCTAGACCGTGGCTCTGTCTCGTACTTTTCTTGGTCGCAAGAAAAGTACTGCAAAATCTCAAGATCCTGTGGAGAACTCCGGCTGAAAAATCGTCCCGACCGTTTCGGCGGTCGTCGCGGGAATCCATGAAACTCTCCCGCCCAGGCGGAATCAAACAGTCATGGATTCTCCGAAGGATCTTGAGATGATCCGCGCCGCGGCCTCAACGAATACTGGCGGAACGCTTTTTAGGCCGATTTCTTCTAATGAAAACGACAGGAGAAAACTGCGTGTTTGGTGGACAAATTGACACCCACGAAGAAACCGCAATGATAAGACCACGGATCTCTATATGCTTCACATTAGTTCGATTCGCTTTGACGTTGATGAGGGCAGTGTTATCTTACGGGAAAAACGACGGTGTGTCAGGAGTAATTATCAAGAATAGTCTCTGCCTGGTGTTCTTGGCCGGATCCATCCTCCAGGCACAGGAGAATAAGCTCTTCTGGGATGGACAGGATTGGGACCGCTTGTCACGGCGGACCGCCGGATATCCGGAGTACACGTATCTGGCGAAAGCTGCGTATGTGAACGGTCTCATGGACGGACGGCTGTATGATTTCTTTAAGACGTGGGCAGCCGATTCTTCCCTGGCTGACTCGGTTATTGGTCGCGAGACAGTGGACTATCTCACGACGTCCGAACTGGTTCGGGTACTGGATAATTTCTACTCCGATCCTTTGAACCGATACATTCCTATTTCATCTGCGATTATTATCGTGAACTTGTACGCTGCAGGAGAACCCTCGGAAATGATTGATGGCTACACCCACAAAACAAAAGAATGGATAAACGATCTCATGCTTCGGATGGAGGGGATCGATTATTACCAGTTGATGCGTGAAAAGCAGAAAAAGCAGTTCGAGGGAAAGGAAGAATAGACCGGAGAAAAGCCCTTACTCGATTCTGATAAGCCCCGTTGTGGGACTATAAATGAAAATCCGGGAATCATTCTTGAATTTCAAACGACTAACATGGTAGCGATACCGATAGCCTTTTGTTCTGACGAAAGGGTACGTGACGCCTCGAACAACCGTCTGACCATTTCCGAGAGGCGGCTCATAAGTATGAAGATGGACAAGTTCTCTTTCCGAAACAATCCTGGAAGAGGGATCCAGTTCGGTGAGAAACCCTTCCAGTTCGGCAACTGTTCGTCCTGAGTTGTTGTTGATCTGCACCACCACATAAAGAAGGTCGTCATTGACCACTCGAAGGCGAACGTCGGTTTCAAACAGAGATGGCGACTGTCCCCCGAGGCTAACGGAAAGTATGGCAGCGTGGAGCAACATGAATCGTATCATAAAACCAATTTATTCAGGATGCGGTCTCTAAGTCAAGATTGGTGAATTGCGCAGGAACATGGGTGTGGGAGACCCGTTAAACCGGGCCAGAAGATGACTGAGACCGATTTTCGCGAACTCCTCAAGAATTTCGACCATCTTTTCCGTGTGACCAAGATCGGGTCAACTGGAAAAACCTGGGTGGCGGCGGGAAAACTGCTTGAGGGGAGGACTGAAAATGAGGTCCGCCACCACCTGAATGATCTTGATGTGGAAGCGGACGTGAGGCACGAGGATGGAATCGTCTGGGTGCAGGTGTCAGAACGTCCCATTCAGAAGCGCGACTCCGATTCCGTGGTGGTGATTCCTACAATAAACATAATCCTTCTTCTGCTCACGGTCGTCACGACCCTCCTCGCAGGGTCAATTCTCCAAGGTGGTAACCCCCTTGCCCACCTGAGTGATCTTGTGAAAGGTATTCCCTATTCAATTGTCTTGTTACTGATCCTCGGGTCCCACGAGTTCGGGCACTACTACTATGCGAGAAAAAACAGGGTGGATGCAACGCTCCCTTATTTTATCCCTGCTCCTCCTTTTATCCTGCTTATCGGCACTTTCGGCGCGTTCATTCGAATCAAGAGCCCTATCCGGAGTAGGAAGGCACTTCTGGAAATCGGGGCAGCTGGTCCCATCGCCGGGTTTGTGGTAAGCTTTGCCGCAATCCTGATCGGGTACAGTCTCATCCCCGACCAGCAGGCGGTTCTGGCTCATGTCGCATCGGCCCACAACGTCGCGGGGATAGAGGCAAACGAAAGTACCGTCGTTCAACTTTCGATGGGTACGTCGGTTCTTTTCAAGGCCCTGGGAGCGATCTACCGGGTCGAAGTTCCTATGGACGAAATATATCATTTTCCGTTCATCTTCGCCGGGTGGATAGGATTTCTGGTGACAATGCTCAATCTGCTCCCCATCGGTCAACTGGACGGTGGACATATCGCCTATGCCCTTCTTGGGGAAAAACATAACCGCTGGGCCAAATGGGTGTTTTTACTCCTGATTCCCCTGGGATTCATTTCCGCCCACTGGTGGGTTTGGGCCGTACTGGTCCTTGTTCTCATGAGGAGTTGGAAACATCCCCCAATCTTTGACATGGGCTCTCCCGTTACAAGACGGGAGAATCTGATTGGACTCATCTGCCTGATGATCCTCATCTCCTGTTTCATACCGATCCCAGTCACCATATCATAGTCGTGAAGAATTGGCTGACCCGCGGTATCTGGTGTTGGCTTCTTGTCTGGACAACCCTGCCGGGTCAGAGCCGGGTGGGGGAGTGGGACTCCTTCACCTCGTTCCTGGATACCAGACGGGCCGTGGAGATCGACCGGAAGATCGTCTGTGCAACATCGGGAGGCATTCTGGTTTTCGATTCCGCCACAGAATCATTCGAGACTCTAACCAACGTTGATGGTCTGGAGGAAACCGATCTCTTCGCCCTGGAGCTGGACAGAAACGGTCACCTTTGGGTGGGCAGCTCCTCGCCGAGAGGTGTCGTCCAGATATACGATGTAGAAAAGAAACAGACTGTCAAGACGTTCAATTTCGACCTTTCATCAGTCGCTGATATCGCAGCCTCGGATTCCGCTGTCTTTGTATCATATTCTAAGAATCTGGAGTGGGGAATACTCGAGTTCATCTGGAGCGAAGGGGAGTTCATTTACCGCCAGACTTATGATCCTTCGGAGGAAAGTCTCGAATATATCTCAGACCTCGCCATCAGAGGAGATTCTCTCTTCGCTGCCACAGACAAGGGTCTCTTCGTGGGCAACTATAGAGATCTTATTCTCAATTATCCCCAGAACTGGGAGATTCTGTCAGAATTTCCCCTTTCCCCTGTTACGCGACTCCGGAAAAATGGGGAGGAATTGCTGATTGTCGCTAACGGAGAAATCTGGAGCTTCACCGACACATTGGAGCAGTTGAGTGACCGCTTCTCTGGCGAAACGACGCTCCTCGATGTGGCAAGGTCCGAAGATGCAACCTTGTACGGTCTGCAGAGATGGAGGGTGGTCCGGTTCACTGAGAATGGAACCATAGATGGGTCATGGTGGCGGACGAAAGCAGAGGGTCATCGTCTTGAACCATTGAGTGACGGTAACCTGTTGGTTTCCAGTGACCGGGGCATAGGCATCTGGAGCGTCGACGAGGAGGCGTTTGATTGGCACGTGCCAAACACACCTGTCAGCAATGTCTATACTGCTCTGGCTGTTCAGGAAGACGGCAGTCTGGTAGCGGCAGGAAAGGAAGGCGTCTCCGTATTGACGGAATATGGGTGGCACAATCTGGTACCCTCAAGAACCCGGTGGGCTGTCCGTGATCACGACCCGGAGGAATACTCACGATTCGTGGCGGACACCGTTCAGTACAAGAGTAGTCGCGTCTGGTCCCTCCTTGAAGATGGTGACAGGATTTTCATGTCAATTCAAGGCGTGATCCCGGATACGAATGAATTTGGAGATCCCATCGGTGGTGGTGTGGTGGAGATCAACCTTGCTGACCCTCGACAGATCGCTGTTCATGACAGCACGGATGAGCATATTGATCCTTTTAATGATAAAGGATACATGAACGTCCGGGGACTCCTTCATGACGGGATCGGGAATCTCTGGATATCGAACTTTGGTGCCGCTGATCCTGATAAGAAAATCACCGTTTTGACACCGGAGGGTGGCTGGTTTCACATTCCACAACTGGGGTCTGGCGGGATTCCCCAGAAACTGGAGAATCCCACCGACGTTGCGGTTTCCGAGTCCGGCATCGTGCTAATAGGGAGCAGCAAGGATGACGGATTCTTCGTCCTCAAACTGGACCAGGACTCCGATGAAGACGGTCTACCCGACGCGCTGGATGAGGATGCAGACGATGACGGGGTTCCAAATGACATGGACGATGACGACGATGGAGATGGGATACCGGACGGGAGCGATTCGATTCCCGTGTCCTGGGTGAGTTTCTCCACCAAAGATGGTCTTTCAAACAACACGGTATGGTCGGTGGTCTCACAGGAACCCCACGTGGCGTGGTCCCTCAGTGCCCAGGGTCTTCAACGTCTCACATTCAATTCGGACTACTCCGGAGTCACCCCGTATTTCTTTACGTACTTTTCCGGTGTTCCCTTTGGTGAGGGCTCAAAGGTCGTTATGGATGGGCGCAATAATGTATGGGTTTCTTCGGTCACGGCCGGCGTTTATGTGCTCCTGGCCAATTCCACCCCATGGCCCGACTGGACAGGATTTCGTCACAGAGACAGCTATCTGCTCTCCGACGAAGTTACGGCCATCGCCTTTGACAACATGAATGGGATTGCCTACATCGCTACGTCGAAGGGCATAAACAGTCTCCGTATCCCTTTCGCTCGTGAGAAACGGACTTTTGACGACGTGACCATTTTCCCGAGTCCATTCAGAATCCCGAGCACCCGTCCAATGGTAATTGACGGCCTTATGGACAATTCCTCTCTCAAGATCATGATGCTTTCGGGACGTGTACTCCTGGAGATCCCGTCAACTTCCCCCTCCCTTCATGGATATCAGGCGTTCTGGGACGGGCGGTCCGGGGATGGTGTGTATGTGGGTACCGGGGTCTACCTTGTGGCCATATACTCAGAGACGGGTCAAACTCACGTTGCCAAGATAGCGGTTATCCGGGATTAGCCCGCTTTTTGGTGGCAGACTCCCTGGGGAAATATTGAGGGACCAGTCCGAAATCTCCCTCCAACTCCTCTGCAATGGCTTTTATCATTTCCTTCCGCTCCTTATGATGGAGGAAGGCGCTTTTCATGGCGATTATGGTCACCTCACGAAAATCGTACAAATTGAAGCCAAACAGAGTATGGGCAAGCATGAGTTCTTCTGAAAGGGTGGTGTTCGAGATCAAGCGGCTGTCTGTATTCAGGGTAACTCTCAATCCACGGTTGTAATAGATCCTCGCTGGATGGTGCTTCAGACTTCGAACGCTTCTTGTATGGTAGTTGCTCGTTAAGCAGACTTCCAGCGTAATCCTGTGATCGTTCACGTATTGCATGAGATCGGGATCTTCCTTCAACCTGGTCCCATGTCCAATTCTGTGAGCCCCGCAGTAGTGAATAGCTTGGTGGATGGATTCGGGACCGAATGCCTCTCCGGCGTGAATGGTGGCATTGATATTGCTGTTCAGGATCATATAAAATGCTTCGCGGTGATGCTTCGCGGGAAAGTTCTCTTCAACTCCCGCGAGATCGAATCCCACCACCCCCTTGTTTTTGAACTGGACGGCGAGGTCGGCAAGTTTCAGGGAAACCTCGGGATTGATATTCCTCATACCGCATATGATAATACCGCACCGAATATTGAAGTCTTTTTCGGCCCGGCGGAGACCTTCCCTTACTGCCTCCACGGACTCCTGGGGTGTCATTCCGTGCCTGGTGTGGAGAATGGGAGAATAGCGAATCTCAATATACCGGACGTTTTCACTTGCCGCATCCTCCGCCAGTTCATAGGCTGCTCTGACAAGACTTTCGTAAGTCTGGAGTGTTCTCAACGTGAATTCGAAGCGGTCGATATACTCTTCGAGCGAAACTCGTTTTTTACCCATGGAGAGTATCTTATGTAGTTCTTCCGGGTCGGTGGTGGGGAGACTGATCTTGTCCTTCTCGGCCTGATCGATCATCGATGAAACCCTAAGGGATCCGTCGAGGTGGCAGTGGAGTTCCACTTTCGGAAGATGCCGGAGAACGTCGAGAGTTATCTCAGGTGGTTTTCGCATCTTTGCGAGCCACGTTAAACAGCAGGAATATGACGCCAAGGAGCAGCACAATACCCGGCCACGTTCCCAGCGGTTCCTCGATGACGGCCAGGACATCTGCGTCACCCGCGATAACGATGGGAATGGCCATCAAGATGCCGACGAGGGCTTCGCCGGTGATCAATCCAGAGGCAAAAAGGAGACCCCGGTTTCCTTCGGTCTTAATCCTACCACGCCGCACTCTTTTTACTGTCCACGCAATGATTCCGCCCGCGAAGATAGGGACCGAGAGTTCGAAAGGTAGATAGACGCCCACCGCCACTGCGAGGACCGGCAGTCGAAATGAAGCTCCCCTTCTCTCCTGAAATCTGTCCAGGCTGATTATCAGGACGGCGACGAGCATGCCCGTGACGATCATGGCCCAGGGAAGGTCCCGGTTGAACACACCCTGGGCAACGGAGGCCATGAGCGTCGCTTGAGGAGCTGCCAGGGGATTGGGATGCTCGGCTGACGGGACGCCGATTCCGTAGGCCTTTTCGATAAGCATTAACACGGGCGCCAGGACGAGAGCGGCCGAGACCACTCCAAGTATCTGCATGATCTGTTGCTTCCATGGCGTTGCCCCCAGAATATAGCCGGCTTTCAAGTCCTGAAGATTATCGCCACCAATGGCTGCGGCACATGCGACAACTGCTCCCACAAATATGGCCGCAGCCGGTCCCACAACACTGCCCGTTCCGAGGAAGGCCAACAAGAGAAGTGAGGAGAAAAGGATCGTGGCAATAGTGACGCCCGAAATGGGATTGTTTGAACTGCCCACCAATCCCGCCATGTACGCTGCCACCGCCGAGAAGAGAAAACCGGCAACAAGCATAACGACTGCCATGATGATGGAGGGAGCCGGGCTCTGGATCACGTGGACATACACGAGGAAAATGGGGAGGATTGACACGATTAATGCAATTCCTACCCATTTCACGGGGATATCCCGTTCTGTT is a genomic window containing:
- a CDS encoding NAD(P)/FAD-dependent oxidoreductase, producing HFGLSAATMKEVTIIGGSAAGFYAGQVLARNGAKVQIFEAQESLNHSPRTLIVTQQIKDLLGPTSDGAVINQISRFELFADGKVGSIVLENPDLVIDRSRLIRLLALEASRLGIETTYGRRFVDIRSTNGHLTVVLEKSSTKEKEYVSSSSVIGADGAFSRVRQSAGWPRNLTVPLMQAIVRLPGNIPPYTCQIWFLPEDTPYFYWLIPESSTTAAVGVIGEDGQKMREGMIRFLKKKNLEPLEFQAARIPFYNGWLPVRRPVGGGNVYLVGDAAGHIKVSTVGGIVTGLKGARAVASAIVNGSSSSELRALRRELNLHLLVRRVLHRWKENDYSNLLELLDKKCKYFLGAIDRDQPRRLLSNLILSQPKLLLMGIRSFLTGSSLRDRISRAGNGMIEK
- a CDS encoding lipase codes for the protein MRRFVSPFPPVTHRVGRAGLQNKSTIIMPRISTYFLKRNPGLYHKSDNCYIQRVNLPPLRAKPEERTKLKKRIVHVKNLFYSCIIASFLLMAPLVARADNTYPVVLVHGFMGWGSDEMGGYRYWGGFFNLEKYLESQGYEVYIVSIGPISSNWERAVETYYQLKGGQVDYGKGHSEKWGVIQKPDGKTYEGLYPSWDADHPVHVIGHSMGGQTARMLQYLIGQESYEDSARTAAEESTLLGQSHAGWIRSISTIATPHNGTTLSDIRKEKIPFLEYLIGIVGLVDTDFYEFDLEQWNFEREEEESWVDYYRRMRNHPAWETKNFSGWDLSLDGAQQLNTVVTADINVYYFSLVTTCTVLDSTTGHHSPRENMSLLLRRKGRILGSERIEWGNGQLTDSTWFENDGVVNTISQYGPTTGLNGPDPITPYESGTRLQPGRWYVLGPYRMDHWYILGHTGLDGDQRAEIGELFTNHFRLLWSLPE
- a CDS encoding PD-(D/E)XK nuclease family protein; its protein translation is MIEFRNNFSWSFSRHRKFNTCKRQYYYHYYGSWGGWEETADEETRKLFQLKNMTTLPMLAGSLVHDMISAILEGLKNRHEITVRSAEREVIKLFKQAWRQSKNGEWKASPKRKANLFEHYYEESLPEEQLLEIKDTMVESVQGFYLSDAFVFIKTLSPTEWLTKEKLDAFDFDGTKVWVKLDFVARHGGLVYLYDWKTGRQVSEDETQLSVYALYAFSRWGTGVDNLRLLDIYVRKQLPVSVRLNKALVGKAEKVMKESMREMKELLEDVSENRASIDKFPMVEETKVCPRCFFKEICYPEEWREL
- a CDS encoding site-2 protease family protein produces the protein MTETDFRELLKNFDHLFRVTKIGSTGKTWVAAGKLLEGRTENEVRHHLNDLDVEADVRHEDGIVWVQVSERPIQKRDSDSVVVIPTINIILLLLTVVTTLLAGSILQGGNPLAHLSDLVKGIPYSIVLLLILGSHEFGHYYYARKNRVDATLPYFIPAPPFILLIGTFGAFIRIKSPIRSRKALLEIGAAGPIAGFVVSFAAILIGYSLIPDQQAVLAHVASAHNVAGIEANESTVVQLSMGTSVLFKALGAIYRVEVPMDEIYHFPFIFAGWIGFLVTMLNLLPIGQLDGGHIAYALLGEKHNRWAKWVFLLLIPLGFISAHWWVWAVLVLVLMRSWKHPPIFDMGSPVTRRENLIGLICLMILISCFIPIPVTIS
- the add gene encoding adenosine deaminase gives rise to the protein MRKPPEITLDVLRHLPKVELHCHLDGSLRVSSMIDQAEKDKISLPTTDPEELHKILSMGKKRVSLEEYIDRFEFTLRTLQTYESLVRAAYELAEDAASENVRYIEIRYSPILHTRHGMTPQESVEAVREGLRRAEKDFNIRCGIIICGMRNINPEVSLKLADLAVQFKNKGVVGFDLAGVEENFPAKHHREAFYMILNSNINATIHAGEAFGPESIHQAIHYCGAHRIGHGTRLKEDPDLMQYVNDHRITLEVCLTSNYHTRSVRSLKHHPARIYYNRGLRVTLNTDSRLISNTTLSEELMLAHTLFGFNLYDFREVTIIAMKSAFLHHKERKEMIKAIAEELEGDFGLVPQYFPRESATKKRANPG
- a CDS encoding oligopeptide transporter, OPT family, which translates into the protein MTKPVPNQSKSLPEITIKALILGVVLSVILAGANAYLGLFAGMTVSASIPAAVMSMGILRLFRRSNILENNIVQTAASAGESLAAGVIFTIPALIVMHYWTNFNYWQTTVIAGLGGVIGVLFTIPIRRALIVEEKLKFPEGVATAEILRTGEKGGSGIRDIAQAGILGAVFKFGETGLRVWEGVVEVGAKVGSSIAYFGSNLSPALISVGYIVGINIAALIFIGGALNWLVAIPIYAATHPWPAGEDAVSWANEIWSTKTRFLGVGAMVIGGFWALIHLRSSILTGIRSSFDTYKKGTSGGFQEIPRTERDIPVKWVGIALIVSILPIFLVYVHVIQSPAPSIIMAVVMLVAGFLFSAVAAYMAGLVGSSNNPISGVTIATILFSSLLLLAFLGTGSVVGPAAAIFVGAVVACAAAIGGDNLQDLKAGYILGATPWKQQIMQILGVVSAALVLAPVLMLIEKAYGIGVPSAEHPNPLAAPQATLMASVAQGVFNRDLPWAMIVTGMLVAVLIISLDRFQERRGASFRLPVLAVAVGVYLPFELSVPIFAGGIIAWTVKRVRRGRIKTEGNRGLLFASGLITGEALVGILMAIPIVIAGDADVLAVIEEPLGTWPGIVLLLGVIFLLFNVARKDAKTT